The following are from one region of the Aquificaceae bacterium genome:
- a CDS encoding Uma2 family endonuclease: MEVKTRLTAEEFFKLYPEESRVELIDGEVYEMPAPSFMHQLVVLRIASNMLSWVDSRKTGFVVASPIDVVLSEDMVLQPDIVYVSDTSKVGNRIHGSPDLVVEVVSPSTLKRDITDKMKIYEKHRIKEYWLVFPLEKTIMVYELTEKGYELFSYATEKGRVKSKVLEGFELDVEEVFTL, encoded by the coding sequence ATGGAGGTTAAAACAAGGCTGACCGCTGAGGAGTTTTTTAAACTCTATCCAGAGGAGAGCAGGGTTGAGCTCATTGACGGGGAGGTCTACGAAATGCCGGCGCCGAGCTTTATGCATCAACTGGTAGTATTGAGGATTGCATCAAACATGCTTTCATGGGTAGATAGCAGAAAGACTGGATTTGTAGTTGCATCACCTATTGATGTGGTGCTTTCAGAAGATATGGTGCTTCAGCCGGATATAGTCTATGTATCAGATACTTCCAAAGTAGGCAACAGAATACACGGCTCACCAGACCTTGTGGTGGAGGTGGTTTCACCTTCCACCCTCAAAAGAGACATAACCGATAAGATGAAAATTTACGAAAAACACCGCATTAAAGAATACTGGCTTGTCTTTCCTTTAGAAAAGACCATAATGGTCTATGAGCTTACAGAGAAGGGTTATGAGCTTTTTTCTTACGCTACAGAGAAGGGTAGGGTAAAGTCAAAGGTTCTCGAGGGCTTTGAGCTGGATGTGGAAGAGGTATTTACCTTATAA
- a CDS encoding DUF3276 family protein: protein MERERLYSKKLNAGKRTYFFDIKKGRDGSAYLIITEQTEDKKNRLMVFEDRAEEFMQALQEALGKMKEVK from the coding sequence GTGGAAAGGGAAAGGCTCTATTCAAAGAAGCTGAACGCTGGCAAAAGGACTTACTTTTTTGACATTAAGAAGGGCAGGGACGGTTCTGCCTACCTGATAATCACAGAGCAGACTGAGGACAAGAAGAACAGGCTAATGGTCTTTGAGGACAGGGCAGAAGAGTTCATGCAGGCACTGCAGGAAGCCCTGGGCAAGATGAAAGAGGTGAAATAA
- the mog gene encoding molybdopterin adenylyltransferase: MEKAKIGVLTISDRASRGEYEDISGKYIIEYVNEVITSPFEVVYRIVPDERDLIEGALIHMSDVEGCCLILTTGGTGPAPRDVTPEATEAVCQKMLPGFGELMRAVSLKQVPTAILSRQTAGIRNRTLIINLPGKPQSIKVCLDAVFPAVPYCIDLIGGPYITTDETKVKAFRPSK; the protein is encoded by the coding sequence ATGGAAAAGGCAAAAATAGGTGTTCTCACTATTTCTGACAGGGCAAGCAGGGGAGAATACGAGGACATAAGCGGTAAATACATAATAGAGTATGTGAACGAAGTTATAACCTCTCCTTTTGAGGTGGTTTATCGTATAGTTCCCGACGAGAGGGACCTAATAGAGGGTGCACTCATCCATATGTCAGATGTGGAGGGCTGTTGCCTGATACTCACCACAGGCGGGACGGGACCAGCGCCCAGGGATGTGACGCCTGAGGCTACAGAAGCGGTGTGCCAGAAGATGCTTCCTGGATTTGGTGAGCTCATGAGGGCGGTATCTCTAAAGCAGGTTCCCACTGCCATACTCTCACGCCAGACAGCAGGAATAAGAAACCGGACTCTCATAATAAACCTGCCGGGAAAGCCTCAATCCATAAAGGTATGTCTTGATGCCGTCTTCCCTGCAGTGCCTTACTGCATAGACCTCATAGGAGGTCCATACATAACCACCGACGAGACAAAGGTCAAAGCCTTCAGACCCTCAAAATAG
- a CDS encoding nucleotidyltransferase substrate binding protein: MEQKPRWVYRLENYRKALKQLRSAVELFGERQLTDLEKQGMIQAFEYVFELGWNLLRDYLLYQGHTDIKGSRDAIRTAFRYGLIEDGELWIQMMSARNLTSHTYDQSLAEQVIKAIVEQYMSEFEKLQNAFERLEKEYEQSSS, from the coding sequence ATGGAGCAAAAACCAAGGTGGGTCTACAGGCTTGAAAACTACAGAAAAGCTCTAAAACAGCTCAGGTCTGCGGTGGAGCTATTCGGGGAAAGGCAGCTTACAGACCTGGAAAAGCAGGGTATGATTCAAGCTTTTGAGTATGTGTTTGAACTTGGCTGGAACTTACTGAGAGACTATCTTCTTTATCAGGGACATACGGACATAAAAGGCTCAAGGGATGCCATAAGAACAGCCTTCAGGTATGGTCTTATAGAGGACGGTGAGCTATGGATACAGATGATGTCTGCTAGAAACCTCACATCACACACCTACGACCAGAGCCTTGCGGAGCAGGTGATTAAAGCAATAGTGGAACAGTATATGTCAGAATTTGAAAAACTCCAGAACGCTTTTGAAAGGCTTGAGAAGGAATATGAACAGAGTAGCTCTTGA
- a CDS encoding nucleotidyltransferase domain-containing protein, whose protein sequence is MNRVALDTKTLELLKSVFRKYPEVEKVYLFGSRARGNYSKASDIDLFLVAPGMSFDRYLKLYSELEELDIPYKIDLIMNWQLPEEALEIYPEKVDI, encoded by the coding sequence ATGAACAGAGTAGCTCTTGACACTAAGACTCTTGAACTTCTAAAGAGCGTCTTTAGAAAGTATCCAGAGGTGGAGAAGGTTTATCTTTTTGGCTCAAGGGCAAGAGGCAATTACTCTAAGGCTTCAGACATAGACCTTTTTCTTGTGGCTCCGGGTATGAGCTTTGACCGCTACCTGAAGCTCTACTCAGAGCTTGAGGAGCTTGACATACCTTATAAGATTGACCTTATAATGAACTGGCAGTTGCCAGAGGAAGCTTTAGAGATATATCCTGAGAAGGTTGACATCTGA